A stretch of Methanobrevibacter sp. YE315 DNA encodes these proteins:
- a CDS encoding chorismate lyase — protein sequence MVNDKNEANKRLIEKMNDLEKDYGQTFSNTQKILLTTDGSITAILDVLYGKITLDTLDQHLENADAEHAKLVNVEEGEEINFREVIMHKEDQPLIYAISHVPLGRCSKEVCADLLRADIPIGRILKNYHIESRREVKNIFIEKPNDTLKELFNTDEDFLARDYVIINNGEILMWIKEMFPVSYFAEI from the coding sequence ATGGTAAACGATAAAAACGAAGCAAACAAAAGACTCATTGAAAAAATGAATGACCTCGAAAAAGATTATGGTCAGACATTTTCAAATACCCAAAAAATTCTTTTAACAACTGACGGGTCCATTACCGCAATTCTGGATGTTTTGTATGGTAAAATTACTTTAGATACCCTGGACCAACATCTTGAAAATGCAGATGCTGAACATGCAAAACTGGTGAATGTTGAAGAGGGTGAGGAAATCAACTTCAGAGAAGTTATAATGCATAAGGAAGACCAACCTTTGATATATGCCATCTCACATGTTCCATTAGGCAGATGCTCCAAGGAAGTTTGTGCCGATTTGCTCAGAGCGGACATACCAATCGGCAGAATCTTAAAAAACTACCATATTGAATCCAGAAGAGAAGTGAAAAACATTTTCATTGAAAAGCCAAACGACACATTAAAAGAATTGTTTAACACAGATGAAGACTTCCTGGCTCGTGATTATGTTATCATCAACAACGGCGAAATTTTAATGTGGATTAAAGAGATGTTCCCGGTAAGCTATTTTGCAGAAATCTAG
- a CDS encoding homocitrate synthase family protein has translation MQYFISHYNKESELTFPDDITIYDTTLRDGEQTPGVCFSFDDKMEIARKLDQFKIHQIEAGFPIVSEKEKETVKAIANEGLDATILGLTRTKPGDIDAALDCDVDGIITFVGTSDIHLDHKMHITRQDAINLCETAVDYAKDHGLFVAFSAEDATRTDIEFLKRIYGKAQECGADRVHIADTTGAITPQGIDYLVRELVKDIKIDLAVHLHNDFGLAVINSITGVLAGAKAVSTTVNGIGERAGNASLEELIMAMKILYGKDYGFKTKYIKELSDLVSNASGLPIPYNKPIVGNNVFRHESGIHVDAVIEEPLCYEPYLPELVGQKRQLVLGKHSGCRAVRAKLNECELDVSDEELIEIVKQVKKSREEGKYINDQVFKDIVKKISKKE, from the coding sequence TTGCAATATTTTATAAGTCATTATAACAAAGAATCTGAATTGACATTCCCAGATGACATAACAATTTATGACACAACATTAAGGGACGGTGAACAGACCCCTGGCGTTTGTTTTAGCTTTGATGATAAAATGGAGATTGCAAGAAAACTGGATCAATTCAAAATACACCAGATTGAAGCAGGATTTCCAATTGTTTCCGAAAAAGAAAAGGAAACAGTTAAGGCAATTGCCAATGAAGGGCTTGATGCTACAATTCTTGGATTAACCAGAACAAAACCGGGAGATATTGACGCTGCACTTGATTGTGATGTTGACGGTATAATTACATTTGTTGGAACATCCGACATCCATTTAGACCACAAAATGCACATTACAAGGCAGGATGCAATCAACTTATGTGAAACTGCAGTGGATTATGCTAAAGACCACGGTTTGTTTGTTGCATTTTCAGCAGAAGACGCTACAAGAACCGACATCGAATTTTTAAAACGTATTTATGGAAAAGCTCAAGAATGCGGTGCCGACAGAGTCCACATTGCCGATACAACCGGAGCAATTACCCCTCAAGGAATTGACTATCTAGTAAGAGAGCTTGTCAAAGATATCAAAATTGACCTTGCCGTTCACCTTCACAATGATTTCGGATTGGCTGTTATCAACTCCATTACAGGTGTTTTAGCAGGTGCAAAAGCTGTTTCAACAACAGTCAATGGTATCGGCGAAAGGGCAGGTAATGCATCTTTAGAAGAACTTATTATGGCAATGAAAATCCTATATGGAAAAGACTACGGATTTAAAACAAAATACATCAAAGAATTATCCGACCTTGTATCAAATGCAAGCGGCCTTCCAATCCCATACAATAAACCTATTGTTGGAAATAATGTATTCAGACACGAATCCGGAATCCATGTTGATGCTGTTATTGAAGAGCCGTTATGCTACGAACCATATCTTCCAGAATTGGTTGGCCAAAAAAGGCAGCTTGTCTTAGGTAAGCATTCAGGATGCAGAGCCGTTAGAGCCAAATTGAATGAATGCGAACTTGATGTCAGTGATGAAGAGCTTATCGAAATCGTAAAACAAGTTAAAAAATCAAGGGAAGAAGGAAAATACATCAACGACCAAGTATTCAAGGATATTGTTAAAAAAATCAGTAAAAAGGAATAG
- a CDS encoding glycosyltransferase family 2 protein, with the protein MEKISIVIPCYNMEKLVAKCISSIKNQSYTNFEAIFVDDGSQDSTEKVIKENIKDDERMKYVYKENGGLSSARNFGLEISTGKYICFIDSDDYIDKDYLMELYNNLIENDSDISICYFYRVYDKKTELNKVKEGFYNLVRFPAAWNKLYKTSLFKENDISFPLGKWYEDLGTFPKLLMKSKKISIVKKPLYYYIQHSSSIMHTYDDRIYQIYDITETNEDFAKKNDIFNKYYDELEYINVYHILVGTVYRSSFRDDFNADTIKEMVNYVNEKYPNWHENKGIKQLPLFYRIYLKALHHNQYGLIIFLLKTLNSKINVS; encoded by the coding sequence ATGGAAAAAATAAGTATAGTCATACCATGCTACAATATGGAAAAATTAGTTGCCAAATGCATCTCATCCATAAAAAATCAAAGCTACACAAATTTCGAAGCGATATTTGTAGATGATGGCAGTCAGGATTCCACAGAAAAAGTTATTAAAGAAAATATAAAAGATGATGAACGAATGAAATATGTTTATAAGGAAAATGGGGGTCTTTCATCTGCTAGAAACTTTGGTTTGGAAATCTCAACTGGGAAATACATTTGTTTTATAGACAGTGACGATTATATTGACAAGGACTATCTTATGGAACTGTATAACAATTTAATCGAAAATGACTCTGATATTTCAATTTGTTATTTTTATAGAGTTTATGATAAAAAAACAGAATTAAACAAAGTGAAAGAAGGATTTTATAATCTTGTCAGGTTTCCTGCTGCATGGAATAAATTATACAAAACTTCATTGTTTAAAGAAAACGACATTTCATTCCCTCTTGGAAAATGGTATGAAGACTTGGGAACATTCCCCAAGTTATTAATGAAATCTAAAAAAATTTCAATTGTCAAAAAACCTTTATATTACTACATTCAACACTCATCATCAATTATGCACACTTATGACGATAGGATCTATCAGATTTACGACATAACAGAAACCAATGAGGATTTTGCCAAAAAAAATGACATATTCAATAAATATTATGACGAACTTGAATACATTAATGTCTATCACATCCTGGTCGGGACAGTTTACAGAAGCAGTTTCAGAGATGATTTTAATGCAGATACCATAAAAGAAATGGTAAATTACGTTAATGAGAAATATCCGAATTGGCATGAAAACAAGGGAATAAAGCAACTCCCCCTATTTTACAGAATATACCTAAAAGCGCTTCACCATAATCAGTATGGATTGATTATATTCCTATTAAAAACATTAAATAGCAAAATAAATGTAAGTTAA
- the fen gene encoding flap endonuclease-1, translating to MGVKLKDIIEPKSISFKDLEGRTVSIDAFNTLYQFLSTIRQRDGRPLTDENGNITSHLSGILYRNSSMIEKDIKPIYIFDGKAPELKSETQAKRREVRDEAEKIYKDALASGDTEKARKFAMRSSKLSPEIIESSKKLLTLMGIPYVDAKGEGEAQAAYLVSKGDAYAVASQDYDCLLFGAKRVVRNLAVNSNLGNLEYYELDRVLRELKITREELIDMGILIGTDFCEGLKGVGAKTALKLAHKGQLKEKIAELQKESTHDLDEVREIFLNHNVNTDYKIKWEKPKQDKIIEFLCYEHGFSEDRVIKASDKLKNLSSSQGSLDAWF from the coding sequence ATGGGTGTGAAATTAAAGGATATAATTGAACCTAAATCTATCAGCTTTAAAGATTTGGAAGGAAGAACTGTATCTATAGATGCATTTAACACTCTATACCAGTTCCTATCCACAATCAGACAAAGGGACGGCAGGCCCTTAACCGACGAAAACGGCAACATTACTTCTCACTTAAGCGGAATATTATACAGAAACTCTTCAATGATTGAAAAGGACATTAAGCCAATTTATATTTTTGACGGAAAAGCACCCGAACTCAAAAGCGAAACCCAGGCTAAAAGAAGAGAAGTCAGGGATGAAGCGGAAAAAATCTATAAGGATGCACTTGCCTCTGGAGATACTGAAAAAGCAAGAAAATTCGCAATGCGATCCAGCAAACTATCACCTGAGATAATTGAATCTTCTAAAAAACTATTAACATTGATGGGAATTCCTTATGTTGATGCTAAAGGGGAAGGTGAAGCTCAAGCAGCATATCTGGTATCAAAAGGAGATGCATATGCTGTGGCATCACAAGATTACGATTGCCTATTATTTGGAGCCAAAAGGGTTGTCAGAAACCTGGCAGTGAATTCCAATCTTGGAAATCTTGAATACTATGAACTGGACAGGGTTTTAAGAGAATTAAAGATAACAAGAGAAGAACTGATTGACATGGGAATATTAATTGGAACCGATTTTTGTGAAGGTTTAAAAGGTGTAGGTGCAAAAACCGCACTTAAACTAGCGCATAAAGGCCAATTAAAAGAAAAAATCGCCGAGCTTCAAAAGGAATCAACCCATGATTTGGATGAAGTAAGAGAGATTTTCCTAAACCACAACGTAAATACAGACTATAAAATTAAATGGGAAAAACCAAAGCAAGACAAAATAATTGAATTTTTATGCTATGAGCACGGATTTTCCGAAGACCGTGTAATCAAAGCATCAGATAAACTTAAAAATTTAAGTTCAAGTCAGGGAAGCCTTGACGCATGGTTTTAA
- the hacA gene encoding homoaconitase large subunit, with product MNITEKILSAKAGHEVTPGEIIEIPVDLAMSHDGTSPPAIKTFEKVSDKVWDPEKIAIIFDHNIPANTIGSAEFQKVCRDFIKTQNITKNFIHGEGICHQVVPEMGLVEPGMVVVGADSHTCTYGAFGAFSTGMGATDLAMVWATGKTWFMVPEAIRMEVEGELNSYIAPKDIILNIIGEIGIAGATYKTAEFCGETIENMGVEGRATMCNMAIEMGAKNGIMEPNREVIDYICQRTGKNESELNIVKSDDDATYAQEMHFDINDMEPQIACPNDVDNVKAISKIEGTSIDQCLIGSCTNGRLSDLKEAAEILEGEKINDSIRLIILPASREIYKQAMHLGYIDTFIDAGAIICNPGCGPCLGGHMGVLSEGESCISTTNRNFKGRMGDPASSVYLANSKVVAASAITGVITNPKDL from the coding sequence ATGAATATTACTGAAAAGATATTATCTGCAAAAGCAGGTCACGAAGTAACACCCGGTGAAATAATCGAGATTCCGGTTGACCTTGCAATGTCACACGACGGAACATCCCCACCAGCCATTAAAACCTTTGAAAAAGTATCTGATAAAGTATGGGATCCTGAAAAAATAGCCATTATTTTTGATCACAACATCCCTGCAAATACAATCGGTTCGGCTGAATTTCAAAAGGTCTGTCGTGACTTCATCAAAACTCAAAACATTACCAAAAACTTCATTCATGGCGAAGGTATCTGCCACCAGGTTGTTCCTGAAATGGGATTGGTTGAGCCTGGAATGGTTGTTGTCGGTGCTGATTCCCATACATGCACTTATGGTGCATTCGGAGCATTTTCAACAGGTATGGGTGCAACTGACCTTGCAATGGTTTGGGCAACCGGCAAAACATGGTTTATGGTTCCTGAAGCTATAAGAATGGAAGTTGAAGGTGAATTGAATTCATATATAGCGCCAAAAGACATTATTCTAAACATCATCGGCGAAATTGGAATAGCCGGAGCAACCTATAAGACTGCGGAATTCTGCGGTGAAACCATAGAGAACATGGGCGTTGAAGGAAGAGCAACCATGTGCAATATGGCTATTGAAATGGGTGCTAAAAATGGAATAATGGAACCTAATCGCGAAGTTATCGATTATATTTGCCAAAGAACTGGCAAAAACGAATCTGAATTAAATATTGTAAAATCAGATGATGATGCAACTTACGCTCAGGAAATGCACTTTGACATTAATGATATGGAACCCCAAATCGCATGCCCAAATGATGTGGATAACGTTAAGGCAATATCCAAAATAGAAGGCACATCAATCGACCAATGCCTGATTGGTTCATGTACCAACGGCAGGCTTTCCGATTTAAAGGAAGCTGCAGAAATATTGGAAGGGGAAAAAATCAATGATTCCATTAGACTAATCATCCTGCCGGCTTCAAGAGAAATCTACAAGCAAGCAATGCATCTCGGTTATATTGACACGTTCATTGATGCCGGCGCCATTATCTGTAATCCTGGATGCGGTCCATGTCTTGGAGGACATATGGGAGTTTTATCCGAAGGAGAATCCTGTATTTCCACTACCAACAGAAACTTTAAAGGAAGAATGGGAGACCCTGCTTCTTCAGTATACTTGGCAAATTCAAAAGTGGTAGCTGCCTCAGCAATTACAGGAGTTATTACAAATCCTAAAGACTTATAA
- the serB gene encoding phosphoserine phosphatase SerB: protein MIKLVVFDLDNVIIDGEAIDEIGKLANVEDDIAAITEKAMQGEIDFETSIKDRVQLLEGTSIEDIEKVAEDLPLMPGACKTINCLKDKDVDVAIISGSFDVVADKIKDKLGVDTVYTNSFTVEDGKLTGEVTGPLVSGTKLDVLKDHVEKAGITLDEVVAVGDGANDISMIESAGCGIAFNAKDSVKEIADVVVEEKDLCKVLCEILNQLTTDDAETETETVEEEVAQEAEAEAETEEVAEEAEEAEEEVEETEAETEEVAEEAEEVEEEVEETEAETEEAAEEAEEVEEEAKAKEAKPKKADKGLPESNFVLADTMEGVRKQKDEKEAEISKVADEREEYNKIAKEQRKIRDELNASLKENLNKAIEYRNERNEINKQVEEAKKARNDANNKIKSLEWSSGKRDKIKIENEIKKIDKIIETRVLDIKKENQLVKNANDLRKQLMEIHEDESVKNEAQELKKLSEEEHEKVITLSEQAQAAHEEMLTYFRKTDDIRTAADEAHKKFIEARKNASAKHEEFKAILSDIHVINKKLGSNKPKKRKNDNKPSGGNKNREEKERAEEIFEKFKQGGKVSTEEILLLQKYNIG from the coding sequence TTGATTAAACTTGTAGTATTTGACTTAGATAACGTTATTATTGATGGTGAAGCAATAGATGAGATAGGAAAATTAGCAAATGTTGAAGATGACATAGCTGCAATTACTGAAAAAGCTATGCAAGGGGAAATAGACTTTGAAACTTCTATTAAAGACAGAGTACAACTTCTCGAAGGTACTTCTATTGAAGACATCGAAAAAGTTGCTGAAGATCTTCCATTAATGCCTGGAGCTTGCAAAACCATCAATTGTCTAAAAGATAAAGATGTAGATGTAGCTATCATTAGTGGTAGTTTTGATGTAGTGGCTGATAAAATTAAAGATAAACTTGGAGTTGACACAGTTTATACTAATAGTTTCACAGTCGAAGATGGTAAATTAACTGGTGAAGTGACTGGTCCTTTAGTATCTGGTACTAAATTAGATGTATTAAAAGACCATGTTGAAAAAGCAGGAATTACTTTAGATGAAGTAGTTGCTGTTGGAGATGGCGCTAACGACATTTCCATGATTGAATCAGCAGGTTGCGGAATTGCTTTCAATGCAAAAGATTCTGTAAAAGAAATTGCTGATGTAGTAGTAGAAGAAAAAGACTTGTGCAAAGTCTTATGTGAAATCCTTAATCAATTAACCACTGATGATGCTGAAACTGAAACTGAAACTGTAGAAGAAGAAGTAGCTCAAGAAGCTGAAGCTGAAGCTGAAACTGAAGAAGTAGCCGAAGAGGCTGAAGAAGCTGAAGAAGAAGTTGAAGAAACTGAAGCTGAAACTGAAGAAGTAGCCGAAGAGGCTGAAGAAGTTGAAGAAGAAGTTGAAGAAACTGAAGCTGAAACTGAAGAAGCGGCTGAAGAGGCTGAAGAAGTTGAAGAAGAAGCTAAAGCTAAAGAAGCAAAACCTAAAAAAGCTGATAAAGGTCTTCCTGAATCCAATTTTGTTCTCGCTGACACTATGGAAGGTGTAAGAAAACAAAAAGATGAAAAAGAAGCTGAAATCTCCAAAGTTGCTGATGAAAGAGAAGAATATAACAAAATAGCTAAAGAACAACGTAAAATTAGAGATGAATTAAACGCATCTTTAAAAGAAAACTTAAACAAAGCTATTGAATACAGAAACGAGCGTAATGAAATCAACAAACAAGTTGAAGAAGCTAAAAAAGCTCGTAATGATGCAAATAATAAAATTAAAAGTTTAGAATGGTCTTCAGGTAAACGCGACAAAATCAAGATAGAAAATGAAATCAAAAAGATTGATAAAATCATTGAAACTCGCGTTTTAGACATCAAAAAAGAAAATCAGCTTGTTAAAAATGCAAACGATCTCAGAAAACAATTAATGGAAATTCATGAAGATGAATCCGTTAAAAATGAGGCTCAAGAACTCAAAAAATTATCTGAAGAAGAACACGAAAAAGTTATTACTCTTTCCGAACAAGCTCAAGCAGCTCACGAAGAAATGCTTACCTACTTCAGAAAAACAGATGACATCAGAACCGCAGCTGATGAAGCTCACAAAAAATTCATCGAAGCACGTAAAAACGCATCTGCTAAACATGAAGAGTTCAAAGCTATCTTAAGCGATATCCATGTTATCAACAAAAAATTAGGTTCCAACAAACCTAAAAAGAGGAAAAACGATAACAAACCTTCTGGCGGTAATAAAAACCGTGAAGAAAAAGAAAGAGCTGAAGAGATCTTTGAAAAATTCAAACAAGGTGGAAAAGTTTCTACTGAAGAGATTTTACTCTTGCAAAAATATAATATAGGTTAA
- the cyaB gene encoding class IV adenylate cyclase, which translates to MIEVEVKAKINSFEEMEEKLAEIGATKTKKEFQEDIYFNSPVVDFAKTDEALRIRTTKENDEENIFITYKGPKINKEAKTRKEIEMGIENAQECSDIFEAIGFKKVRAVRKNRQYYSYEDFEISLDDVEGLDPYMEIEIGLNDGEDYTEAQNSIFELFEKLGITDGFERTSYLELLETFNIN; encoded by the coding sequence ATGATAGAAGTTGAAGTGAAAGCTAAAATCAATAGTTTTGAAGAGATGGAAGAGAAACTGGCTGAAATCGGGGCGACAAAAACTAAAAAAGAGTTTCAGGAAGATATCTACTTCAATAGCCCTGTAGTTGATTTTGCAAAAACCGATGAAGCATTAAGAATCAGGACAACAAAAGAAAACGATGAAGAAAATATTTTCATAACCTACAAGGGGCCGAAAATCAACAAAGAGGCAAAAACCAGAAAGGAAATCGAAATGGGTATTGAAAATGCTCAGGAATGCTCAGACATTTTTGAAGCCATCGGCTTTAAAAAAGTTAGGGCCGTTAGAAAAAACAGACAATATTATTCTTATGAAGACTTTGAGATATCATTAGATGATGTTGAAGGACTTGACCCATATATGGAGATTGAAATAGGTTTAAACGATGGTGAAGATTATACTGAAGCTCAAAATTCTATTTTTGAACTTTTTGAAAAATTAGGCATCACAGATGGCTTTGAGAGAACTTCCTATCTGGAACTTTTAGAAACTTTTAATATAAACTAA
- the topA gene encoding DNA topoisomerase I codes for MHEVIVCEKPTSAEKIAKALSPSAKKKIYNKKVKYWELKRDSKDITVVSAVGHLYSLTPDNPKDKVYFDLHWAPAYEVNKKGSGFTKDYVRAIKKIGKNADSYIHACDYDTEGTLIGYNALKYACGQDNLSKISRMKFSTLTKKDLVEAYENRIDLDMNQVDTGIARHVLDYYFGVNISKALMKSVSRAKYRFLKLSAGRVQTPTLSILVDREKEIKNFVPEPYWLIKAIIEGKIEVDHVDGKIFDKSRADEIMAKCQGKDALVDKITLSNSSTKPPVPFNLGGLQSEAYNVFGFSPKKTQTIAQNLYTSGYTSYPRTSSQKLPESLDFKSIFAQLSHDGEFRKHISQLPSKLKPNNGKKDDAAHPAIHPTGILPQGLSRDDKKIYQLIVYRFISVFFEAAKFETMSTTLDIEGEKFRFRRRRVTHKGWMEHYPYRKIDDEEFPDIKEGDLIKVLDLIADEKETKPPARYNQASLIKELEKRELGTKATRADIIDKLYDRKYITGTQQIEVNQLGENMIDTLSTYCKDLTSEELTRAFENKLEGIDNNTSTRQEIIKDGKKEVTVILGDIDKNYKEIGTKLYESYQESNIVGTCQACGGNLVKRYSPKTKSYFVGCSNYPDCTTVYSIPKGTHFLKKTCEKCGLPIISFGKPRQRACLDPNCGKDKTKVHNPEEVGLCPECGKPLLKRSGRYGEFIGCKGFPKCRFTCSVEELESKLD; via the coding sequence ATGCATGAAGTAATAGTATGCGAAAAACCGACATCTGCTGAAAAGATAGCTAAAGCACTTTCTCCAAGTGCAAAAAAGAAAATATATAATAAAAAAGTGAAATATTGGGAACTTAAAAGGGATTCAAAAGACATTACAGTCGTTTCTGCTGTTGGACATTTGTATTCGTTGACTCCCGATAATCCAAAAGACAAAGTTTATTTCGATCTTCATTGGGCTCCAGCCTATGAAGTCAATAAAAAAGGCAGCGGTTTTACAAAAGATTATGTTAGGGCTATCAAGAAAATCGGTAAGAATGCCGATTCATACATTCATGCATGCGATTATGATACTGAAGGAACCTTAATAGGATACAATGCCTTAAAATATGCTTGCGGCCAGGATAATTTAAGCAAAATTTCCCGTATGAAATTTTCAACCTTAACCAAAAAGGATTTGGTTGAAGCATACGAGAACAGAATAGACCTGGACATGAACCAGGTAGATACAGGAATCGCAAGGCATGTCTTGGACTATTACTTCGGTGTAAATATCTCCAAGGCTTTAATGAAATCTGTCAGCAGAGCCAAATACAGATTTTTAAAACTATCAGCAGGCCGTGTTCAAACACCTACATTATCCATTTTGGTTGATCGAGAAAAGGAAATTAAAAATTTCGTTCCCGAACCTTACTGGCTAATCAAAGCAATTATCGAAGGCAAAATTGAAGTCGACCATGTTGACGGCAAGATTTTTGATAAGTCAAGGGCCGATGAGATTATGGCAAAATGTCAGGGAAAAGATGCATTGGTTGATAAGATTACCTTATCAAATTCATCCACTAAGCCGCCAGTTCCATTTAATTTAGGTGGTCTTCAGTCTGAAGCGTATAATGTTTTTGGATTTTCTCCTAAAAAAACACAAACCATTGCGCAAAACCTTTATACATCAGGTTATACTTCTTATCCACGTACTTCATCTCAAAAATTGCCTGAAAGCCTTGATTTCAAATCTATTTTTGCTCAATTGAGTCATGACGGCGAATTCAGGAAGCATATTTCACAGCTTCCATCCAAACTGAAACCTAATAATGGTAAAAAGGATGATGCTGCTCACCCTGCGATTCACCCTACAGGAATATTGCCTCAAGGTTTGTCTAGAGATGATAAAAAGATTTATCAGCTCATCGTTTACAGATTCATTTCAGTGTTTTTCGAAGCAGCCAAATTTGAAACAATGAGCACCACTTTGGACATTGAAGGTGAAAAATTCCGTTTCAGACGTAGAAGAGTAACTCATAAAGGCTGGATGGAACATTACCCATATAGAAAAATCGATGATGAAGAGTTCCCGGATATCAAGGAGGGGGATTTGATTAAAGTTTTAGATTTGATTGCTGATGAAAAAGAGACAAAACCTCCTGCAAGATATAATCAGGCTTCTTTAATTAAAGAGCTTGAAAAAAGAGAACTCGGAACTAAAGCTACCCGTGCAGATATCATTGATAAACTCTATGACCGTAAATACATAACAGGTACTCAGCAAATCGAAGTGAATCAGTTAGGAGAAAACATGATTGATACTTTGAGCACCTACTGTAAGGATTTGACTTCCGAAGAACTCACACGAGCCTTTGAAAACAAGCTCGAAGGTATCGATAACAATACTTCAACTCGCCAGGAAATTATAAAGGATGGTAAAAAGGAAGTTACTGTCATTTTAGGCGATATTGATAAGAATTATAAGGAAATCGGCACTAAATTATATGAATCTTATCAGGAAAGCAACATTGTTGGAACCTGTCAGGCATGTGGCGGAAATCTTGTTAAAAGATATTCCCCTAAAACCAAAAGCTATTTTGTAGGATGTTCCAATTATCCTGATTGTACAACAGTCTATTCCATTCCTAAAGGCACTCATTTCTTGAAAAAGACTTGTGAAAAATGTGGCCTTCCAATTATTTCTTTTGGAAAACCTCGTCAGCGTGCGTGTCTTGATCCTAATTGTGGCAAGGATAAAACCAAAGTCCATAATCCTGAAGAGGTTGGTCTTTGTCCTGAGTGTGGCAAACCGCTTCTTAAACGTTCTGGACGTTATGGTGAATTTATTGGTTGTAAAGGATTTCCGAAATGCAGGTTCACTTGCTCTGTTGAGGAACTTGAAAGCAAGTTGGATTAA
- a CDS encoding TATA-box-binding protein — MTDVDIKIENIVASASIGKDIVLTEVSQALEGVNFNREQFPGLVFKLKDPKTAALIFSSGKLVCTGAKSIDDSKLAIKKTVDLMRTIDTEIPHEFDIKIQNIVASANLESTLNLEAVALELEDTEYEPEQFPGLVYRLSDPKVVLLLFGSGKVVCTGAKTKSDAKLGVERAYDRLSELDLI, encoded by the coding sequence TTGACCGATGTTGATATAAAAATTGAAAACATTGTTGCTTCTGCAAGCATTGGTAAAGACATTGTTCTTACTGAAGTGTCCCAAGCTTTAGAAGGGGTTAATTTTAATCGTGAACAGTTTCCGGGATTAGTATTTAAACTTAAAGATCCTAAAACCGCAGCATTAATCTTTAGCTCTGGTAAGCTTGTTTGTACTGGAGCAAAATCTATAGATGATTCTAAATTAGCAATCAAAAAAACTGTAGATTTGATGAGGACTATTGATACTGAAATTCCTCATGAATTCGATATTAAAATTCAAAACATTGTGGCATCTGCAAACTTAGAGTCCACATTAAACTTAGAAGCAGTAGCTTTAGAACTTGAAGATACTGAATATGAACCTGAACAATTCCCAGGTTTAGTATACAGATTATCTGACCCTAAAGTGGTTTTATTATTATTTGGTTCTGGTAAGGTCGTATGTACCGGTGCTAAAACCAAAAGCGACGCTAAATTAGGCGTCGAAAGAGCTTACGATAGATTAAGTGAGCTAGATTTAATATAA